ACGGGTCGGTGTCGTCCACCCCGGCCTGCGCGTAGATCCGCGCCTCCCGGCCGATCAGACGCGCGGCGAACAGCCAGTACACCTCGTCCCAGGCGGCTGCGATCTCCGGCGTGACAGCGTCACCGAGCACCGTGCCGACCGCTCGGAGCAGGTACTTCCCGACCGTCGTGTACTGCTCGGGGCGGATGCCGAGCGCGCAGTGCCGGTGCGCGATCCGGTCGATGATGTGCTCGAAGACGACCGGGTCCGGGCCGGCGCCGATCAGGTGCGTGGCGAACGCGGCGACCGCCCCGGCCAGGGCCTGCCGCTGCTCGCCGGTGGCCTGCGCGCTGCGGCTGAACAGGTTGGTCAGCTCCGGGTTCTCGGTCAGCATGGACTCGTAGAACACGCTGGTGATGGCGTCGAGGTGCGCGCCGACGACCGGCAGGGTCGCCTCGACCACCGGAACGCTGGTTGCGGACAGCATCGTTACGACCTCCTGGGGATGTGCCGAGCGGCGTCACGACGAGTCGACCACCTGGAATGCGCCCTGGACACCTCTTTGAGAGGCCCCTCACGGTCCCGGAAATGCAGGCCTTTGTGCCCTGTTGTTCAGCCTTTCGCCGTTGCTGCCGAACTGGTCGTCAGAGCCGGCCACCGACACGAGGCGGTCCCTGATGAGTCTTCGGATGTTGCCCAGCACCGTGCGTTTCGCGGCGCTCTACCTGGTGGCGATCCTGGCGGGCCAGCTCACCACGCTCGGCAAGCCGGATGCCCTGCCGGTGATCTGGCCGGCCACCGCTGTCGCCGCCGTCTGGCTGGTCAACCGCAACGACTCCCGCTGGCGCTGGGCGGACGCCGGAGTGCTCGGCCTGCTCACCGCGCTCGCCCTCGCGGTCACCGGCACCGCGCTCGGGCCGGCCCTGGTGCACGGCGGCGCCGCGGTGCTGGAGGCGCTGGTCTTCGCGGTCGCCGCGACCCGCTGGCTGCCCGGCGTCTGGGCTGGCGACCACGGCCGGCCGCTGCGGACGCTCCTCGACCTGCTCCGGGTGCTGCTGGTGGCGGCGGCCGGCGCGCTCTGCGGCGGAGTGCTGGGCGGCCTCGGCGACCGGTTGATCACCCATGACCACTCGATCACCGCGATCGCCATCTGGGTGGTCCGGGACGTGGTCAGCGTGCTGCTGTTCGGGGCGGCCGCGCGACGGCTGCGGGACCTGCCCCGCGGCCAGGAGGCCTGGATGGAGGCGGTGATCGTCTACTTCCTCTCGGCGGCCGCCTACTTCTACGTGTTCGCCGTCAACACCGACCTGCCGATCGGCTTCGCGCTGCTGGCCATCACGGTCTGGGTGGGCCTGCGACTGCCCACCGTGCTGGCGATCGGGCACACCATGGCGTTCGGCACCGCGGCGGCGGTCTTCACCCTGCACGGCAGCGGCCCCTACGCGATGAGCGGGGAGGCCGGCACCCGCGCCCTGGTCGTCCAGCTCTACATCGGGATCCTCGCGCTGGTCGGCCTGGCCCTGTCGTTCAGCCGGGACGAGCGCACCGCGCTGATCGAGCGCCTCCGGTCGTCGGAGCACGAGGCCACCGAGAAGGCCGAGCTGATGACCACGATCATCAACTCGATGACCGAGGGGCTGGCCATCCTCGACCAGAGCGGCCGGCTGGTGCTCCGCAACCCGGCCGCCGGCCGCCTGCTGGGCAGCACCAAC
This window of the Actinoplanes oblitus genome carries:
- a CDS encoding ATP-binding protein — translated: MSLRMLPSTVRFAALYLVAILAGQLTTLGKPDALPVIWPATAVAAVWLVNRNDSRWRWADAGVLGLLTALALAVTGTALGPALVHGGAAVLEALVFAVAATRWLPGVWAGDHGRPLRTLLDLLRVLLVAAAGALCGGVLGGLGDRLITHDHSITAIAIWVVRDVVSVLLFGAAARRLRDLPRGQEAWMEAVIVYFLSAAAYFYVFAVNTDLPIGFALLAITVWVGLRLPTVLAIGHTMAFGTAAAVFTLHGSGPYAMSGEAGTRALVVQLYIGILALVGLALSFSRDERTALIERLRSSEHEATEKAELMTTIINSMTEGLAILDQSGRLVLRNPAAGRLLGSTNTVAGGAALGSDYGFFHPDGAPLADAELPYQRALAGEDVQPMDVLVRNAAVPEGRIVRFNVARLASPSGQQHVVVVFHDVTADRRHRDELMSFAGVVAHDLLNPLTTIEGWAEVLETELAGYKPAERVSRIQRAAARMRTFLNGLLAYTAARDGKLMPTTINLQLLLTDIANSRYDQAESAGVHPPQFAFGQLDAVEADPVLTRQLLENLIDNALEQTMPGVPPVVSVAAQPAPNGMLRIDILDNGRGIPPGLRQAVFTNFHRGEGGSGSGLELAVCKRIVERHGGTIEAMANPYGNGTRMTFTLPAGRSAYARTLESQWQHRPATAVGLNPGSR